The region TGAGCACTGCTGTTATAACATCATGTCAGTTTGGAAAACTTTGATGAGGCTTATACTATTATTTGCACTGCAGGCAACATGACCTACAACAATGCTGTTGTGTGATGCATTTCTCTGCCCATGAATGAGCTCTCAGGTGCCTTGGTGTTGAGGActtcagcaactggaaaaggctaaGGATGGACTGGATGTCTGCCTGAATGATTATCATCCAGGAAGTAAGATTGCGCCATCATGTGacgcatgttcccagacttgcTCAGGTAGCTACGCCATAATCCAGTACAAGGTGGACAATACAACTGTAGGATTTTGGGCTGGACGTGAATATTTCTTGTAGATCTTTTAAATCCACATTGTGCAAGTCAACTTCGTACCATCAGGACTGTAAACAATCACGCCAACTGCACTCAAAACACGAACTTTAACAAATTAAAAGTTGTGCCTGGCTCTTTTCATCAAAAGCTGTGTGCagtttatatttattgtattctaAATTtacactttaataaaaaaaaaagtctgctcaTGTCTTGGAACCATTATGAAATTTAACTCACACATTCAATATGCATCTCATATTTTACAGCGGGTAAAAATATAGGCATGAAGGTGGCATGATTCATCGAAAGGCTCAATAGAATCAGAAAACAAGACATAAATAGAAAGTGCATCTTTAGCAGAAATATGACAATGACTTCTAATAAGatgatttaaaaatatataagtgTATAAAACTGTAATGTAGAAAATCTCAAGCTCCTGTTTCCCAGCAAAGAAAATCTTTCAAGCTTTAAAAAGCAGGCGGCTGTAACGCTAAGCAAAATGAATGGCTGAAATAGAGCGACGGGTTAAGAGTTGCCCTGGCAGAATATATAGGTGCTAAAACATTAACATCTAAGAGATTTTCAGGAATTTTACTTTCATTTGTTACCAGTATTTACTGGTTGCTTGAGACTTTCCTGTCAGTCTGCTGCCGTTAGCGCGGCAGTCGTCACAATTAAGGGCAATCTGGAGCTGAGAGTCACAACACATTTCAGCATTTCTTCAGAAGctactgcaaaaataaaaaataaaaatcccaattttttcttttaattacatCTAAGAGACAAATAAAACACagcccccaaatcagaaaaaaagggaTTATATGGCAAATGCAAAAATGTTGTGATTCCTacgtttactttgacttctgtttcactgcagacaccaagaacccaagatatttcacgtTTTGTGTGGGcagctttatttcatttattatctaacagctgagtggattatTTGATTGATGGATTAGTCATACTATTTGCTATTGTGTTTCATCAACTGTGCAATagttttttagcatgcaattttggtgctatttaaaatttgctattgcacgccctgaATGAGTGCATTCACACTACagggggcggtgtttagctaaacatagcggagtttgttttgctgatggatgatgatttgaaggagctattgacagtgctaattcttctaacacaaataatataaaatgaaaaagctggataatttttttggggggggaagtacacgaagtcagtgcacggcatcatagACTACATCgttgcaattttggactccaatttaaagtttgtgttggactgttaagcagttcagcacacaccaaaatgtaagtcccttttctgttgtttaaatatcaaatgactgatttattttagctgttatataaaacaaataatgaatgttttgttcattatttcaatggaatgaatatttcatgaggtgaaagctggaatctaCCATTCAACTCAGTTTTGcctacgttccagctttcacctcatgaaatatttgtaccattgaacttataaacattcattatttgtattataaacATCTGTTCCTGCATTTAATggctgcaacacattaaaaaagaaGAGCTGGGACAGTGCAATTTATTGAATATATAAGGAGTTTTCTGACTTTTCCAGTCAGTTTTCTTGCTATGTTTTGGACTTCTTTTACATCTTTcatttagaaatacaaacagtatggtgctaTATGGCAAATCTGTataaagtaggcagttctcaaaaaccaagaaggagaatggtgaaggaagccaccaaggccactgttttttttttttggtaatatgTTGCAGGTTTTAGAACAGATggctataaacaaattaaatgacacacacacacacacacacacacacacacacacacacacacacacacacacacacacacacacacacacacacacacacacacacacacacacaaaaagaaatatcTTCGGTTTAtacagtctgcaatgaaacagtagtcaaagtaaatgtaaggatcactgtgcccccccccccccccaccccaattttCCATAACCTCCCAACTTCTTCCAACTTGGAATTGCAGATTATTTGAGTTCAATTTCTTCTCATCTTTGTGGACTCAATTTTCCAATACTTAACAGTGTTGCAAGTAACTCAAAACTTGACTGCTTTGGGATACTTTTAACAAAAACGTTGCTTTTTTCCTAATGACCACGTCACTGAACGCCATGCACGCTGCAAATAACTGCATGCAGTAGTTATGGTAACTGATCCAAgcactttttattaatttatagtcATAAACATACACAGCAGCTTCAAAAGAGGTCCTCTTGAGTTTTGAATGTGGAGTATTTAAGAGAGAGCTGTTTGCATCTTACAGGAGCCAATTGTCTGCCACAGCCGCCTGTAGCACTTACCTGATAAAGAAAAAAGTTATGTGGACTGATTATCAACTTCATATATATCTTATATAGATTTATCTACTCTCAGTTGCTTTTTGCGCGTTTGCATGTTTCTCTCACTTgctcatttattttttttgttgacaATACCAAAATTGGTGACAGGCTTGAAATTACACTCACCACACTCACCAGAAACAAAGTCAGAGAACACAGGGGAGGGGAAGGAGGGGGCGGGGCTCGGGAGGAGGACTGCTGCCGATTGCCGTCCATCACTGACAGTTGCAGCAGAGAGGACACAGTCTGCTTGATGCTTGGACATCAAAGAGGAGGCGGCGGAGGCTCCTTCCCCGTAGAGCTGCTCTCTCGGAGCTGAAGGTTCTCCAGTGCCACGTCTAAAGGCATGACATCCACACAGCCCATGGCCCCGAAGTCGGCGAAGTCTCGTCGCTCGTCTTCGTCGGAGGATGAGCTCTCTTCGTGCATTAGCGTGGACAAAAGCAGCTCCTGGACAAACAGGCTGCGGTCTGCGCACTCTCCTTCCAGAAACTGTCGCTCTGCTTCTGACATCTTGGGCTCATTCAACCTACGTGAAACAGAAAGCACGAACTTAACTGCTGAGCATTCAAACTGAAGAGAATTAGCTGACCGTTTCAATGAATGCATCTGACAGCACACTTATGACAGCgcttgggggaaaaaaatccaatctacagtagtgttcagaataatagtagtgctatgtgactataaaaagcttaatccaggttttgagtatatttcttattgttacatgggaaacaaggtaccagtagattcagtagattctcacaaatccaaatgatatgcaaactcttaaggctatgaaattgggctagcagttaaaaaaaagtagaaaagggggtgttcacaataatagtagcatctgctgttgacgcaacaaactcaaaactgttatcttcaaactgcttttttagcaatcctgtgaatcactaaactagtatttagttgtataaccacagtttttcatgatttcttcacatctgcgaggcattaattttgttggtttggaaccaagattttgttcgtttactagtgtgcttggggtcattgtcttgttgaaacacccatttcaggggcatgtcctcttcagcataaggcaacatgacctcttcaagtattttgacatatccaaactgatccatgatacctggtatgcgatatataggcccaacaccatagtaggagaaacatgcccatatcatgatgcttgcaccaccatgcttcactgtcttcactgtgaactgtggcttgaattcagagtttgggggtcgtctcacagactgtctgcggcccttggaccaaaaaaagaacaattttactctcatcagtccacaaaatattcctccatttctctttaggccagttgatgtgttctttggcaaattgtaacctcttctgcacatgtcttttatttagcaGAGGGACTCTGTGGGGGAGTCTTGCAAATaagttagcttcacacaggcgttttctaactgtcacagcacttacaggtttaccattttcttccacacgtctctggttttttttgtccattttaaagcattggagatcattgtagatgaacagcctataattttttgcacctgcatatacgtttcccctctccaatcaactttttaatcaaactacgctgttcttctgaaaaatgtcttgaacgtcccattctcctcaggctttcaaagagaaaagcatgttcaacaggtgctggcttcatccttaaatggggacacctgattcacacctgtttgctccacaaaactgacgaactctgactgaatgccacactactattattgtgaacacccccttttctacttttttttactaatagcccaatttcatagccttaagagtgtgcatatcatgtatgcttggtcttgttggatttgtgagaatctactgaatctactggtaccttgtttcccatgtaagaataagaaatatactcaaaacctggattaatctttttagtcacatagtactactattattctgaacactactgtatataggacAATCACATTTCAAGCACTTTATTCATCCAAATTATAATAAGGTTCTCAACAGGTTCTTGCTTAGAAACAGTATTTAGCAGcacagaacaacctctctctgaaATACTTAAAAACACACTGATCAAGAACTGAACAGAGTCCGTCTTTTTCCGCCAGGCCTAAATAATGTTTATAGCTGGAGAGTATCTGTGAAAACAGAGTTGTGGGGCTTTAACAttaaacacatgaaaatgtaaaaaggCTGCTAAAATGTCATGCTGTGGTGTAATTTTCACCAAAGCCAAGCGATGTGCTAACAACAAACATATTATGATGAAATGCAAATGCTAGAAGATGACACTGGTCAACaaaatttttcttgcatggagcttttcaacagattttgggtaatttgggggtgctgaatccaaatctggtgttaaaTCACATCACCTTTTTGAGatctgaaaacatatttcttgtaataagtattgaagcaaaagctgcagtctcacacatcTTCAGCACCATAATAGATATTATCACTTATTGAGGCGTTGTTGGGtcagtagcatagatttacatttacgctacctgtccatacctgcccACAATAATGGGCAGTTATCTAATACCCGCCCTCTGTGCATTaagtgatgacgtcatagcatgcgcaacccaagaactgtctgcagacaataacatgaaaaggcgagaagtgtgtgttggtctcaATATGGATATttcggatgattttatcatggatagtccaacaatgaacagcagccaaagcagccagcttgatgaggatgccctGCCGactttggagagcagcgcggtaccagccaacacgacaaaagttaatgtgagccaactttttatgtacgcgctTGCTGGGTGTTgagcattttgaaatgacattaaatattgttaatgtgattccacgtgttgtgtatctcagtaagtgttaatgcaaataacatgtagctgtcatgcagtatgcattttctgagtccctccatccatgcccagtcacccaaaatgaccttcttcttctttgtctttcggctgttcccgttaagggtcgccacagcagatcaatcgtttccatctcaccctgtcctctgtatcttcctctgtcacaccaaccacctgcatgtcctctctcagcacatccatgaacctcctctttggtctccttcttctcctcctgcctggtggctccatcctcagcatccttctccctatatatcctgggtccctcctctgcacatgtccaaaccatctcaatctcgcctctctgactttgtctccaaaccgtcccacccgagctgtccctctgatatgttcattcctaatcttgtccattcttgtcactcccaaagagaatctcaacatcttcagctctgcctcctgtctttttgttagtgccactgtctctaaaccatacaacatagctggtctcactactgttttgtaaactttccccttcactcttgctgatattcttcagtcacaaatcactcctgccacctttctccacccactccaccctgcctgcactctcttcttcacctctctaccacactctccattactttgaacagttgaccccaaatatttaaactcatcattttgggtgactgggcatggacgtcgggcctctgaaaattcaTACCGCCTTCCAAAAGcacgttattgtattattatggcACTTATTCACAtttcgtgaacctggtttaaTAACTATGCTTTTGTACATGACCAATGGCGTCAAACTCGTgaatgaatgagcaacttttgcgtaatctgtcaataaggaacatgcagattgcaaaaaacaaaaaacaaaagaaaacaaacaaaaaaaacaaaacaaacatgaaccctaaaattaccctaaatcagctgTCAAAGTCCAAGcaagaaaaaaaggggggggggggggggggggggaaacacttttttgttgaccagtgttattttgTGTACTGTTGATAACAATAACAATGTTTAGAAGGGAAAGTATATACTCTTTTTGCACAGACTAGTGAATAGCTTTTAGAAAAACACACAATATATTAAAATATTATAGGCAAAAACACGTGTGGAAAATGTATGCCGTTTAAAAAAAGCCATGAGACAAGAAATTTAAATTAAAGGTGAAAATTTAAGTTAAGaacttaaaggggaacagaaatgctttttgagaatttgtttgtgcattccttggtaaaaattaagtgttattcatacacttgcgGAATGTTTGAGCtcagtgtagataatattatttgaatcaaatttgctgCTAAATTGACATGTTAATGGCCactggctgaagtcagtggaggcCACTTCcggttgacgtcactggttggggtcgTCCTCTGTTGGGGACGAGTGCCGTTGACTGAGCTCGCTCATTGAAGTtctattagtctcgtcaagaaacaggtggacatgctgcacatgttggcaaagagaCAAactgaggaacaagggagacaatatttccttccataagtaagtggttttggttattcttgtcactttgtccgtgacatttggttgataaacaggtgtacgtTTCCTGCCCGTGCCTTCCGATGACACGGATgacacttacacacaccactgCAGCAGTAGCAGCAGCTGGGTTCAGCCCCGCAGCGCAGCtcaacagcgcagatccgtgtaactttcaacacaaaTATTTGGGAATgggtgggtgtcagagtaagtttaatactttcctgacacgaTTTAACGTCAATTAATTTTaccggctcgatatccaggtcagaatggcattttaacacgtattttgcgagtgtttttctgagtgtgttcagtcacgaattcccattgaaaatgcattaacatctgggaacttGGTCAATATTTTGCACAGGCGTCATGTcactgttcatgaagggacgttcacaTTTAGTGGCCAGCATTGggactctagtagtcatatataacctctttgttggtgcctctggtAGGGAATCTCAGAACAAGGCTCATCTTCCCCCCCATCCAGTGACGTCACtcgcctgacctgcataaatggcggcagTCGGTCGAcgtcaaagcctctcagaccacgactaaaacaaggttttGTGTGGATGTTTTATGATCTTgagtgtttcttgaactatcaaaagaacccattttttgtgtgtttattcaTGCTAAAAATAATCCGTGggtgtttctgttcccctttaagttttttaaaaaggaaaattTAATTAAATCAAACATACCAGTGGAAAATTAtgatgatttgggggttttttataAAAAGAGATTGGATCAAAGAAAGATTTGACAACAGGCCAAAGcaggaagaaaaaataaaacaagacatGCAAAGACATGCCCTGAATGGCAAATTTCCATGACCCAGAGTTCAACTCACAAGACCTGATGAGTCTCCAGAAAAGTGATCTCACCAAACCTGGACAATTCCCCCCAAAATTACATCATCCACAGCTGTTTTTATTGTGTAAAACTTGCTATATTTAGAAAAACCACCCTTTTGGGGTGGAGAAATTGCCCTTGTCACAGTATTTAAGATAAACGCAAACCTGTTGCTTTGAGACTTTGATATTTTCTGAATTTTCTGGACATCTTTAAGGAGATCTTTTTGAGCAACTGAGCACAGCTCAAACACTTCAATCTGGTGATTAAGGACTCTGTCCAAAGTCTCCACGCCAATGCATTACAAGACCCCTTTCATAATTACCCAGTATCTTACTGTGAGAAATCCCATTTCATTTGTAAATCGGCTCCTTGTAAGTTAAAATCTGGATGGAAATCTTAAAGTGTCTTTGTTTTAATCGTTTCATATCTTTAACAAACATGGTTGTGTTTGATTAACAATCGTTAAGCCTTAAAGCCCGCTGTTTctaaaaactgaaaataaaaaaataaaaaataacattccCATGACTGCTGTGTCTTCATGTGAAAATTACTTTAAAGTAATCTGTTCCAATATAAAAGTATTTAACGGAGGTTTTGACTCATGTGAACAACACGGAGTAGAAACTGAGCTGTGTGTGTTTTGAACAGTCTCAGAGCTGATCAGAGTGTGagaattgttgattaatgatatcCAGCGTTATTTTGACGTTATTAATAAATATTTCTCATCTGATAATTGTTGGCATTAGCATAAAAAACACTGAACATGAACAGACAGCATTTACTCTGGTTGTGTTTTTTCTGGAGGTCTATCATCCAGTATTGCACCTGTATCTCAGGGTGTGGCTGCTTTTAAACCCACACTTTTGATGCAATCAGTCTTTGGGAACTTTTACCAGGTTTGTTGGCACCAGACTCTGTTACAGTTGGcatttaaagtaaataaaaaactaaaaccaACAGATGGAGGCTAAAACATCTGATGTCACCCACACAAGCACAGTTTTGTCCCTACACGGCCGAGAAAAAAATACCTTAAGAGTGTTCACATCGTAACAACTGTACAAGATAAAACATAATTGTACAGTGTATGTTGAATTTGTGATGACTTTGATGAAAGCTCTGCATACAggaaataaaacacacaaacattacaTTTCCAGTCAGCATCGTCATCAGTTGACGTACATAAACTGCTAACAGGTCGCACTCACCGTGCTAACAGGAACTGGGTACTATGGGATGAGGACGAGGGGTTGCTTTCACCCACGGCGGCAGCGTTGGAGGTTGCTGTGCTGGGTGGTGGGAGAGCGGTACCAGTATTGCCGGGGTTGGTGCCGCGTCGTGCTGCGTGGCGGCCTGTATCGACCTGCTGCCGTGCTGCCTGAGCCTGCTGCCGCTCCAACTGCAGCTGCATCTGAAGCTGCTGGAGCTGAGATGCTGATGGCCCTGATGAGTTTATCTGACCCCCTGCAGCGCGCCGCACACCTGACAGCTGAGACAACAACTCTGTAAGAcacacacgggggggggggggggggggggtctatgaTGTTAAATGATCCTGAAACTCAGGGATTCTTCTCATCAAGAGCCGTGATTAGTATTAACGCTTGTACCTATTCTAAGAGACACCATGGCAATATTTACATTCCATAATGAGATGCACTGAGACAACTCAGAAATCATACACTTAAAAACAAAACCATTTTACAGTAAAACCTTCACAGCAGCCACATAGACCTGAGGGTGGTGACTGATGTTTTGGGGTGCATCTGCAAATGTGCAGAAGCCAGTCTATTTTTCATATTTCTGTGCATTAAAATTAAATGTAAATTACATGTGCAGGAAACACCAAAGATTGCCAAAAAAATGAGTGATTTTACACcgcttaaaaaaaattgattattgGGTCCTGTTGCACACACCCAAACGAAAAGTCATCCCTAATTTAGATGCCAATTTTGTTCCAAATCTGGATGAAAATGTCATAAGAATGTGAAAAGCTTACGTTCACCCTGATGAAATATGTGCAATCTAGtggtttcatgaatatttttccTTCAATCATACAGTAAGATGGGGTACTTACTAGAGGACGCAAAGATTCTCAtcacatttttcatttcatgtcCAAAATGAAATTTCTTGAGCCCCCATATATGAATATACTGTACACTGCAGAGTACATCCCCCCCAGAGAGTCTCACCTGCGATTGGGTCCATTGCTTCCCGGTTACTGGGGGTGTAGGTGGAGCTCTGTGATGAAGATGAGGACAGGCCACCCGCCGAGCCGCTAGTAAAGTGCATATTAGTCCGTCGTGCTCTGGGACCACCCAGGCCTCGACCAGGGTGAAACATCCTGCGTACGTGTCGAACACTGCTGGACTCATCATAAACACTAAAGTTAAGGTCAGGTGAAGAAAtgtagacaaaacaaacaaaaaagaatacaAGCATTTAAAGAATGCATTGCAAGCGATACATCTTTAAACTGTATGTGGAGGTACTGAAAGGATATTAAATCTCTTGGTGCTCGGTGTTCAAGTGTTAGATGAGCTGAGAAGTCGTCTGTGACGTGGTTGGGGTCGCCTCCTGGCAAGGCAGCACATATTGGACAGATCTAAAATGAGAAGGAGTCAAAGTCTTATGTGTTGTCTTCAGGACTGCAGGAAAAATACTGCTTTGGGATTCACGTTAACTTTACCACGTCTACCACATTATAATGTGAAgccttcctaaaaaaaaaaaaaaaaaaaaaaaaaaaaagaaaatccactaAAATGATCAACATCTGAGAGAAGCTGTAAAGTCACAGTGGTTCTCACATTTTTCTATTTTGTGCACCTTTTGAGAAGTCAAAGAgaaataaataattattacacattaATAATATTACAGATATTGGTACCACAAAGAGCACATTAattgatctttaaaaaaaaaaacaaacaaaaaaaaaactataagatTTATTCCACGTCCGATACCGCAACCCTCCCCAAAAAGGTGAACACTGGGTTGCTACAATTAGGCACACACTGATTATCAGTTTCCTGATAGACCATGATTTGAATGCCACCATTCAAAAAATATGATGAAGATTTCTTCTTTTACTGTATGAGGTTTATTAACACGTGACACAATTCCACATGGagccatcagagagccttgtgTAGCTCAATGGTGCAGAAGGAGGGAACTCATACCACCCAGAACTCTTTGCTGAATTCAACATGATTCTGAAATCAACAATCAAAAATGGAGGAACACAGCTGCTATACTATTCAAATAAATACGCCAGCTTGGCAAACAAAATGCATCCTTAAATAACTGCTCATTTATTCCTGGTCAATCAATTCTGAGATGTATTTAGGCCCCCTGCCGTTCCACACTCCGACAGGTCCTCTGTTCTGGCATCAGCAGAAACTAACATCTCACTGGAGAATTTCACTATTATTTGGCACTGGAGGGCAACAGCGTCCCTCACACTCCTAGCTGATGTTGCTGTTGGTCTCCCAGCAATTGTCTCTCTCTCATTACTCCTAGAAGAGCTGCCACTGTCACATAGAAGTATGTCAAAACTAAACCACACTGATCGGCCTTTTTAAGTAGTGTGAACATGAATGCGCTGCCATGACGACTATATGTAAAAGTGCACACTCACCACCTCTGTAGAAGTCTCCGCATGCTCTGAGGTGACATGTTCCTGTAAGGATGACTCCGTGAAGCCCATCTTGCCACAATAAGGACAGGTGAATGACTGCGGTTGTTCTACTGAAAACGTATCTCCTCCATAATACAAGTCTGTAAGAAGGCAGTAACAGAGCCGCCATCATTATTTTAATGGTAACAAAATGATTTCAGTACAAAATTATACTAAAAAGGTGCCATTAATCTTAAACGCATTCATGGGAAGTTGCTGATAATTACAAGATAAGAAAAGGCAGAAGTAAAATTCTTGTGAGGCACAGCCACAGTTTCAGTGTGGTCTTACCATAGTCTACCCGGGTTAATATACACTGCATGGGGTGCTCTGTGGTGTGTCTCGTAGTTGTGGCTCCGCTCTCGTAGCACGATGCACAAAGGTCGTAGTCGTAGCAAATTAAACACTTGAAGCGTCTTCCTCTGAAGTTTCCTTTTAAACATGCATCACAGCTCACAcctgcaaaaaaaaccaaaaacatggTTTTGTATGGCGGCACCTTGATATCAGTGCGTCAATGTGAGGCATCGCTATAAAATCGATTTGAGAACCTCAAATAGATTTACAGAACTAAACTACAAACCTGAGGCTCCTCAACTTGTATCTTTCCGCACATCTGAATGGGGTTCAAGGGCAGTTTTGGCATTCCTTAGGCTCCAGGGATTAAACCCTCATACCCTTTTTAACAGACAGCCTGCTTTTCTAATGGAGCTACAGCTGCTCCCAAAAATCACTGACCTCTTTAAGGTTGGAATATTATTTCAAATCTCTCTGCACTAAAAGAGTGAGAGTTAAGTCTGATTAAATCACAACCAACAATGCAAATGAAAGATAAGTCTCCAGTACTATTGAGTATATCAGCATTTTAGCTATTTGACTCTGACCCGGCTCTTTATCTTCAGGAGATTAAGACAGAGTGTCATTTTAGAAATCATGACTGTATCACTTGCTACATACAAACACTGCAATATCTACTCGTGGAACCTTTTGTTTCTGCTCCTTCTGTGTTGGTCAGATCCTTGAGTGTAAGCACAGTCCATCATACTGACAGGTTTCCTTGACTATGACCCTACCAGCAGTGGGCAGCACATGGAAGAGCTCGGGGTCTTCTCGGACCCACATTCTTCAGAGTGTAACTTATTTActtaatgttatctactgtataTTTCAATCTCTTTCCCCATGTTGGACATTTCTGTCTACTCTGTATTTGCGTAACTTGCCTGCAACTGTCATTTCTTCTTCACTGCCCTTCCTCAAACAGCCTCCTTTTATTCGCTCAAGGcttttatatttaattttcactATCTGACACGAGGGATTTGTACATACTGTAAAGCAGATTAAAACATTTGTGTGATCCAAGGCCACAGTTAGATCCATAAGTATTTTGTCAGTAACAATTTTTTTGCAATTTTGCATCTGTACATCACCACAACAGAGTTGCAATGAGGCAATCAAGATGCGCTTGTACCGTAGATTtaaggagtttaacaaaaatgtAGCATTAACTGTTTAGGAATTACAGCAATTTTCATACAATGTCCCTCCATTCTTTCAGAGACCATAA is a window of Thalassophryne amazonica chromosome 17, fThaAma1.1, whole genome shotgun sequence DNA encoding:
- the kcmf1 gene encoding E3 ubiquitin-protein ligase KCMF1; protein product: MSRHEGVSCDACLKGNFRGRRFKCLICYDYDLCASCYESGATTTRHTTEHPMQCILTRVDYDLYYGGDTFSVEQPQSFTCPYCGKMGFTESSLQEHVTSEHAETSTEVICPICAALPGGDPNHVTDDFSAHLTLEHRAPRDLDESSSVRHVRRMFHPGRGLGGPRARRTNMHFTSGSAGGLSSSSSQSSTYTPSNREAMDPIAELLSQLSGVRRAAGGQINSSGPSASQLQQLQMQLQLERQQAQAARQQVDTGRHAARRGTNPGNTGTALPPPSTATSNAAAVGESNPSSSSHSTQFLLARLNEPKMSEAERQFLEGECADRSLFVQELLLSTLMHEESSSSDEDERRDFADFGAMGCVDVMPLDVALENLQLRESSSTGKEPPPPPL